DNA from Parageobacillus thermoglucosidasius:
CACATGATATTTATCGGTTTTACAAATTATTCATTCTTTCTTGGAACGTTCTTCGTGAAAAATTTGCTGAACGCGTTGAAGCGCGCCAGGCTCCACTTTTTCCAAAGCCGCTACCGCTTGCTCCAGCGCCTGTTCGTAATCGTAATGGCGAAACAGATACTCGGCTTCTTCCAATCCTTCTTTTACGCTCGGATAACGGCGGCGGTACCGGTTTCCATATTGAATCACTTTTTCAACAAGCGATGCTTGCTCAATCATTGCCACCGTCCGCTCATATACGCGCTGAACAGCTGTTTCCGCTTCCTCCAGCGCCTGGCTTACGGCAGGCATATTGAGCGGCTTTTCCTCTAAGCGCAGCGCGACTTTCATTAAACTATCTTTCGCCTCGGACAATTGTAGCTCATACGATTTCGGAAGTCCCGGCAACCGGCTTTTTTGCACAAGCCGCAGCGCCTCAGACAGCTTCTTCTTCATCACATCCAGCTTTTCGCGAGCAACCAGCTCGTCTTTTCGCAGCGTTTGCAGCGTCTCGCGAAACTGTTCATGTTCTTCTTTCATCATTTCTATTTGCGCCAACAGCTGCTCCAATTCTTCTTTTAACAGCGAGTAAGCGGTTTTCGCTTCTAAAACGCGCGCATGAATAATTTCAAACCGCTTCATCAACTGATGAATTTGCTTTTCAATGCTGCGGTATTTTTCCAGATCTTTTGTCGATAGCTGGTAGCTTTGCTGCACAAACAGCGTTTCTTCGCTTGTTTCTTTCGCTTCTTCATTTAACGCGTTTAACATTTCGGCGATACGGGACATTTCCGTTTTGATATAGTGATGGGAAGTTACTTCTTTTTCCAATAAATCATATAGCGTATCAATTTCTTCTTTTATCTCAATAACCCCTTGTTTTGCTTCGTCAATCCGCAAATCACGAATCATTTGCAGACACTGTTCCATTCTTTTTCGCTTTTCCGCTATTTCCCGCTCGATTTGCAAATGATCGAGAATGTAGCCTTCCTGCTTCATTTCCCTATACCCATCCAAAAGCTCTTCCAGCTGGGCCGGAATCGTTGTCTGGCACTCTGTTAACAATTCCGGAATATCGTTCATCATCACCGTAACGTCGTTTAGCTCTTTTTTTAACGAAAGAACAACTTCCCGCGCCGCCAAATAATTTCCTGATTCTGTTAATTTTTCGAAATCTTGAAACTTTGATTCCATCTCTTCCAACTTTTCGTCGAGTTTTGCCGCTGCAACTCCAAACGTGTATCGATAAGCCAAGAGCGTTTTTTTCGCGTCGCGATACGTCGTTCTTAATTCTTCGATTTCCGTACGATTTTGCTCCTCGCTGCCGATCAATTCATGCACTTCGTCAATAATAAGCTGAACTTCTCCTTCCGCCTGCCGCAAAAGCTGGTCGATTTCGCGCAACACCGCTCTTGCTTTTGCATAACGGTATTTATCCAGCAATTCTTCTGTGTCGAATAATTTTTCTTCAATATTAGGCAGCTGAACAGCCACAAGGTCGTCCCACTTTTGCCGCCATTTTTCAAACAATTGCTCCGTTTCTCCCGTCATATTCAATTGTTTTACTTTCGAAAGCTCATCGGGCACCGGCCGATTCATAATCGAAACTTTCCATGCTTCCAACCGATCAATTTCACCATACATTTTTTTTCGATACATGTGGTTATATATCATTACTCCGCCGAGAAGGAGTAGCACGATAATTGCGATTTCCATCAAAAAATAGCCCCCTTGCACCCGAGTTAGTCACCATAAAAAATGAGGTTCATTGAGAAGGCAATCTGATTAACATAATGTTTTTTCAATGTTTTTATGATACCATGTTATCGACGTTTTTTGACCAAATTTTTTATTTTTTTAACAGAAATCTTCAATTTTCTTGTTATCACATGCAAAAGGAGTGATGCGTTTTGCGGGATGGCCACGTGCATACACCGTTTTGTCCGCATGGAAGCAATGATCCGCTCGAACAATATGTAGAACGGGCTATTATGCTTGGATACAAGGAAATTTCTTTTACAGAACACGCCCCTCTTCCGGAAGGATTTATCGATCCAACGCCAAACAAAGACAGCGCGATGCGCCGCGAACAACTTGACCGATATTTAGAAGCGCTAACCGATTTGAAAGCACGTTACCAAAATGACATCATCATCCACATCGGCCTTGAAGTCGATTTTATTCTCGGTTTTGAAGAAAAAACCGCACGGCTTCTGGAAGACATCGGACCGCTGCTTGATGACAGTATTTTATCCGTGCATTTTCTTCCATGTAATGGGCAGTATGTTTGCATCGATTACAGCCCGGAAATGTTCGCCGATATCGTAACATTATTCGGATCGGTCGACAACGTATATAAAGCTTATTTCGCCGCAGTTTTGCAATCGATCCGAGCAAACCTTGGCCCGTATAAACCAAAACGCATCGGCCATATTACGCTCATCCATAAATTTCAAAAGCGTTTTCCGTGCCCTGTTCCCATGACAGAATCGTTATTGCGCATTCTTGACGAAATGAAGCGATATGATTATGAGCTAGACTATAATGGGGCCGGCGTTTCTAAACCGCTTTGTTTGCAGCCGTATCCCCCAAATTGGGTGATCCGCGAGGCCATGAAACGAAACATCCGCATCGTATATGGTTCAGACGCACACTGTGCTAACGATTTGCACCAAGGCACAGACGTCATGCTAAAAGAGGCATTTTTCGTTTGACAATTTCCTATAACTCCCATAAAATTATCTCCAATATAAACAAAAAAGGAGGCGAGAA
Protein-coding regions in this window:
- the ezrA gene encoding septation ring formation regulator EzrA: MEIAIIVLLLLGGVMIYNHMYRKKMYGEIDRLEAWKVSIMNRPVPDELSKVKQLNMTGETEQLFEKWRQKWDDLVAVQLPNIEEKLFDTEELLDKYRYAKARAVLREIDQLLRQAEGEVQLIIDEVHELIGSEEQNRTEIEELRTTYRDAKKTLLAYRYTFGVAAAKLDEKLEEMESKFQDFEKLTESGNYLAAREVVLSLKKELNDVTVMMNDIPELLTECQTTIPAQLEELLDGYREMKQEGYILDHLQIEREIAEKRKRMEQCLQMIRDLRIDEAKQGVIEIKEEIDTLYDLLEKEVTSHHYIKTEMSRIAEMLNALNEEAKETSEETLFVQQSYQLSTKDLEKYRSIEKQIHQLMKRFEIIHARVLEAKTAYSLLKEELEQLLAQIEMMKEEHEQFRETLQTLRKDELVAREKLDVMKKKLSEALRLVQKSRLPGLPKSYELQLSEAKDSLMKVALRLEEKPLNMPAVSQALEEAETAVQRVYERTVAMIEQASLVEKVIQYGNRYRRRYPSVKEGLEEAEYLFRHYDYEQALEQAVAALEKVEPGALQRVQQIFHEERSKKE
- the hisJ gene encoding histidinol-phosphatase HisJ encodes the protein MRDGHVHTPFCPHGSNDPLEQYVERAIMLGYKEISFTEHAPLPEGFIDPTPNKDSAMRREQLDRYLEALTDLKARYQNDIIIHIGLEVDFILGFEEKTARLLEDIGPLLDDSILSVHFLPCNGQYVCIDYSPEMFADIVTLFGSVDNVYKAYFAAVLQSIRANLGPYKPKRIGHITLIHKFQKRFPCPVPMTESLLRILDEMKRYDYELDYNGAGVSKPLCLQPYPPNWVIREAMKRNIRIVYGSDAHCANDLHQGTDVMLKEAFFV